A window of the Kineosporia corallincola genome harbors these coding sequences:
- a CDS encoding phytoene desaturase family protein, with protein sequence MARVVVVGAGLGGLSAAARLGALGHQVTVLEQAGQIGGKLGLLRREGFGFDTGPSLLTLPAVYRDLFLKTGAPLDDVLELAPLDPACHYRFPGGLTLDVPNDGPTGVSRAWAQALGERAGQDWTAFHRRATQIWDLTRNPFLESPLDGARTLAGLARHPADVRTVAPWLSLRGLGRKYLSAPEQRMFLDRYATYTGSDPRRAPAALATVPFVEHAFGSWYIPGGLWQLGAAIADRAVSHGVKIRTSAPVERVLAAPKVEGVRLESGETVPADVVVSGVEAAHLYRDLLPGPEGRGARRALRKASPSLSGFVMLLALRGRTPGLRHHTVLFPADYDAEFDHVFGTGPQAGKPSPVPDPTVYVSAPDDPALRPDDDHEAWFVLVNAPRHEPGTGLDWNAPGLAESYATKILAVMASRGLDVRERLLWKEIRTPADLERDTRSTGGAIYGSSSNGARSAFLRPANRSPVPGLFLVGGSSHPGGGLPLVGLSASIVTDMIGKA encoded by the coding sequence ATGGCCAGGGTCGTGGTGGTCGGTGCCGGGCTCGGCGGGCTGTCGGCCGCGGCCCGGCTCGGGGCGCTGGGGCATCAGGTCACGGTGCTGGAACAGGCCGGGCAGATCGGGGGCAAGCTCGGGCTGCTGCGGCGGGAGGGATTCGGTTTCGACACCGGGCCCAGCCTGCTCACCCTGCCCGCGGTCTATCGCGACCTGTTCCTGAAGACCGGCGCGCCACTCGACGACGTGCTCGAGCTGGCACCGCTCGACCCGGCCTGCCACTACCGGTTTCCCGGCGGGCTCACCCTGGACGTCCCGAACGACGGGCCGACGGGCGTCTCCCGGGCCTGGGCCCAGGCCCTGGGCGAGCGGGCGGGGCAGGACTGGACGGCCTTCCACCGGCGCGCCACCCAGATCTGGGACCTGACCCGTAACCCCTTCCTGGAGTCCCCTCTCGACGGGGCGCGCACCCTGGCCGGGCTGGCGCGCCATCCCGCCGACGTGCGCACGGTGGCCCCGTGGCTCAGCCTGCGGGGGCTCGGCCGCAAGTACCTGTCGGCACCGGAACAGCGCATGTTCCTCGACCGCTACGCCACCTACACCGGCTCGGACCCACGCCGGGCGCCGGCCGCGCTGGCCACGGTGCCGTTCGTGGAGCACGCGTTCGGCTCCTGGTACATCCCCGGCGGCCTGTGGCAGCTCGGCGCCGCGATCGCCGACCGGGCGGTGTCACACGGGGTCAAGATCCGCACCTCCGCGCCGGTCGAGAGGGTGCTCGCCGCACCGAAGGTGGAGGGGGTGCGGCTGGAGAGCGGGGAAACCGTGCCCGCCGACGTGGTGGTCTCCGGGGTGGAGGCGGCCCACCTCTACCGCGATCTGCTGCCCGGGCCCGAGGGACGCGGGGCGCGACGGGCCCTGCGCAAGGCCTCCCCCTCGCTCTCCGGCTTCGTGATGCTGCTGGCCCTGCGTGGCCGCACACCCGGGCTGCGGCACCACACCGTCCTCTTCCCGGCCGACTACGACGCCGAGTTCGACCACGTGTTCGGCACCGGGCCCCAGGCCGGAAAGCCTTCCCCCGTGCCCGATCCCACGGTCTACGTCAGCGCGCCCGACGATCCGGCGCTGCGCCCGGACGACGACCACGAGGCCTGGTTCGTCCTCGTCAACGCCCCCCGCCATGAACCGGGCACCGGCCTGGACTGGAACGCCCCCGGACTCGCCGAGTCGTACGCCACGAAGATTCTGGCGGTGATGGCCTCCCGAGGCCTGGACGTGCGGGAACGCCTGCTCTGGAAGGAGATCCGCACCCCGGCGGACCTGGAACGCGACACCCGGTCCACCGGCGGGGCGATCTACGGCTCCAGCAGCAACGGTGCCCGGTCCGCGTTCCTGAGGCCGGCCAACCGCAGCCCGGTTCCCGGGCTGTTCCTGGTCGGCGGATCGTCGCACCCGGGTGGTGGGCTGCCCCTGGTGGGGCTGTCGGCCTCCATCGTCACCGACATGATCGGAAAGGCGTGA
- a CDS encoding polysaccharide pyruvyl transferase family protein produces MSARPGDDLRQDLPVVRAGQEPPVVHEPTERAGRLNRLRQEGRFAEAARSAREVTQATASAVEHLEAGLSLAAVSDYDAANAHLLLASADDEQAVTALATLAEVAWIRHDHVRGREYATDGLRLDPGSRASRIQLRRNESAESAGNALGDTAGLVAHAAVHADPHGDAGDLVLGDAVRRCFDLEYRPRPPKGLSKQALKQGVSYPRWWNLHVHQLFDEQRLAQVNAGDGLVLGGGGLFRPDSAPNGNSGWQWNISDEMLRRITVPLVVWGVGHHTSAGREFDGDRFGASLRTLVGSSAFVGLRHRDSVERVRDLLPGELADRVVWQPCPTTVLSRLTGTTRASAQTSPQENAGDLGEAGPVLLNCAPDRSGEGYGQFLAGMRDWILETRQRAEVRYVAHTVDDESFVVDLRREHGLSLPVIPLYDLPVDRIHLLHRRAALVVGMRGHAATIPFGCGTPFVSLISRSEPGHFLHDIDRSGWGVPVGDPALGGRLGELTGHLLDTRTAVVNDVARLQQRLFEVTLNNLEGLPEPLRVARRG; encoded by the coding sequence ATGAGCGCCCGCCCCGGTGACGACCTGCGCCAGGACCTGCCCGTGGTCCGGGCCGGTCAGGAGCCTCCCGTCGTCCATGAACCGACGGAACGGGCCGGGCGCCTGAACCGGTTGCGCCAGGAGGGACGGTTCGCCGAGGCGGCCCGGTCGGCTCGCGAGGTGACCCAGGCAACCGCTTCCGCCGTGGAGCATCTCGAGGCCGGCCTCAGCCTGGCCGCGGTCTCCGACTACGACGCCGCGAACGCCCACCTGCTGCTCGCGAGCGCCGACGACGAGCAGGCCGTGACCGCCCTGGCGACGCTGGCGGAGGTGGCCTGGATCCGGCACGACCACGTGCGCGGCCGGGAGTACGCGACCGACGGACTGCGTCTCGACCCGGGCAGCCGCGCGAGCCGGATCCAGTTGCGCCGCAACGAGTCCGCGGAGAGTGCCGGGAACGCGCTGGGCGACACAGCCGGCCTGGTCGCGCACGCGGCCGTCCATGCCGACCCGCACGGCGACGCCGGTGACCTGGTGCTGGGTGACGCGGTGCGGCGCTGCTTCGACCTGGAGTACCGCCCCCGCCCTCCGAAGGGCCTGTCGAAACAGGCTCTGAAGCAGGGCGTCTCGTACCCTCGCTGGTGGAACCTGCACGTGCACCAGCTGTTCGACGAGCAGCGGCTGGCCCAGGTGAACGCCGGTGACGGGCTGGTGCTCGGCGGCGGCGGGCTGTTCCGTCCCGATTCCGCGCCGAACGGGAACTCCGGCTGGCAGTGGAACATCAGCGACGAGATGCTGCGCCGGATCACGGTTCCGCTGGTGGTCTGGGGTGTCGGCCACCACACCTCCGCGGGGCGGGAGTTCGACGGTGACCGGTTCGGCGCCTCCCTGAGGACGCTGGTCGGGAGTTCCGCCTTCGTCGGCCTGCGTCACCGCGACTCGGTGGAACGGGTGCGTGACCTGCTACCCGGCGAGCTGGCCGACCGGGTGGTCTGGCAGCCCTGCCCGACCACGGTCCTGTCCCGGCTGACCGGCACCACCCGAGCCTCCGCCCAGACATCCCCTCAGGAGAACGCGGGCGATCTCGGCGAGGCCGGCCCGGTGCTGCTGAACTGTGCTCCCGACCGGTCCGGCGAGGGTTACGGGCAGTTCCTGGCCGGGATGCGGGACTGGATCCTGGAGACCCGGCAGCGCGCCGAGGTGCGGTACGTGGCCCATACGGTGGACGACGAGAGCTTCGTGGTCGACCTGCGCCGCGAACACGGTCTGAGCCTGCCGGTGATCCCGCTGTACGACCTCCCGGTCGACCGGATCCACCTGCTCCACCGCCGGGCCGCCCTGGTGGTGGGCATGCGTGGGCACGCCGCGACGATCCCGTTCGGTTGCGGCACCCCGTTCGTCAGCCTGATCTCGCGGTCCGAACCGGGCCACTTCCTGCACGACATCGACCGGTCCGGGTGGGGCGTGCCGGTGGGCGACCCGGCTCTCGGCGGGCGGCTGGGCGAGCTCACCGGGCACCTGCTCGACACCCGCACCGCCGTGGTGAACGACGTGGCGCGGCTCCAGCAGCGGCTTTTCGAGGTGACGCTGAACAACCTGGAAGGGCTGCCGGAGCCGCTTCGGGTGGCACGACGTGGCTGA
- the crtI gene encoding phytoene desaturase family protein translates to MNLPPNTLGRGNRFDPVALLPGRIGRGPRTVTGPTDTVVIVGAGLAGLSTAMRLARTGRQVIVLERDLVPGGRAALRAVPAPGGNGEYRFDPGPTVLTMPDLIADCFDALGEDMSDWLNLKPVEPLYRTTFQDGSVIDVHSDVDRMTAEIESAIGPDEAAGFRRYVRFVSKLYRYEMRDFIDRNIDSPLDLVSVNLARLAAIGGFRRLAPKVNQYLKDDRTQRIYSFQAMYAGLSPYDALALYAVIAYMDSVAGVYFPAGGMAAVPTAMAAAAKRHGVEFRYGTEVTSVEHSGGRAVAVHTANGERIPADVVVLNPDLPVAYRDLLGRSPFRVRRLKYSPSCYLMLAGTRQNWPGAAHHNIHFGGAWKGVFDELLSGRLMSDPSFLVTNPTASDARLAPANREIYYVLFPTPNLDAPIDWKRLGPVYREHVLSQLDAHYPGFGDSIEVEDVTTPQDWADRGMERGAPFAAAHSFFQTGPFRPGNLWGENVVFTGSGTQPGVGVPMVLVSGRLAAERITGPDPVYASRAWR, encoded by the coding sequence ATGAACCTTCCTCCCAACACCCTCGGGCGGGGCAACCGCTTCGACCCGGTGGCCCTGCTGCCCGGCCGGATCGGCCGCGGCCCGCGCACCGTCACCGGCCCCACCGACACCGTGGTCATCGTCGGCGCCGGGCTGGCCGGGCTGTCCACCGCGATGCGCCTGGCCCGGACCGGCCGCCAGGTGATCGTGCTGGAACGCGACCTGGTGCCCGGCGGCCGCGCCGCGCTGCGCGCGGTTCCCGCACCGGGCGGGAACGGCGAGTACCGCTTCGATCCCGGCCCCACCGTGCTGACCATGCCCGACCTGATCGCGGACTGCTTCGACGCGCTCGGCGAGGACATGTCCGACTGGCTCAACCTGAAGCCGGTGGAACCGCTCTACCGCACCACGTTCCAGGACGGCTCGGTCATCGACGTGCACTCCGACGTGGACCGGATGACCGCCGAGATCGAGTCGGCGATCGGCCCGGACGAGGCGGCGGGCTTCCGCCGCTACGTGCGGTTCGTGTCGAAGCTGTACCGCTACGAGATGCGGGACTTCATCGACCGCAACATCGACTCCCCGCTCGACCTGGTGTCGGTGAACCTGGCCCGGCTGGCCGCGATCGGCGGGTTCCGGCGCCTGGCGCCGAAGGTGAACCAGTACCTGAAAGACGACCGCACCCAGCGCATCTACTCGTTCCAGGCGATGTACGCCGGCCTGTCGCCGTACGACGCCCTGGCGCTGTACGCGGTGATCGCCTACATGGACTCGGTGGCCGGGGTGTACTTCCCGGCCGGCGGGATGGCGGCCGTGCCGACGGCGATGGCCGCGGCGGCCAAACGGCACGGCGTGGAGTTCCGCTACGGCACCGAGGTGACCTCGGTGGAGCACTCCGGCGGGCGGGCCGTGGCCGTGCACACCGCGAACGGCGAGCGGATCCCGGCCGACGTCGTCGTCCTCAATCCCGATCTTCCCGTCGCCTATCGTGACCTCCTGGGGCGCAGCCCGTTCCGGGTGCGCCGGCTGAAGTACTCGCCGTCGTGCTACCTGATGCTGGCCGGCACCCGGCAGAACTGGCCGGGGGCCGCGCACCACAACATCCACTTCGGCGGCGCCTGGAAGGGCGTGTTCGACGAGCTGCTGTCCGGCCGTCTGATGAGCGACCCGTCGTTCCTGGTGACCAACCCGACGGCGTCGGACGCCCGGCTGGCTCCGGCCAACCGGGAGATCTACTACGTGCTGTTCCCGACGCCGAATCTGGACGCGCCGATCGACTGGAAGCGACTCGGGCCGGTCTACCGCGAGCACGTGCTGTCGCAGCTGGACGCGCACTACCCCGGTTTCGGCGACTCGATCGAGGTGGAAGACGTCACCACGCCGCAGGACTGGGCGGACCGCGGCATGGAGCGGGGCGCGCCGTTCGCGGCCGCGCACTCGTTCTTCCAGACCGGCCCGTTCCGCCCGGGCAACCTGTGGGGCGAGAACGTGGTGTTCACCGGTTCCGGCACGCAGCCGGGTGTCGGCGTGCCGATGGTGCTGGTGTCCGGGCGGCTGGCGGCCGAGCGGATCACCGGGCCGGACCCGGTGTACGCGTCGAGGGCCTGGCGATGA
- a CDS encoding polyprenyl synthetase family protein encodes MTSLATGHPLQVEDLRERVDTALREFLTTRSAVLTEVAPECQQIVDTISTMTSAGKRLRPAFLYWGWRGAGGENTDSVVRAAAALELFQAAALIHDDLIDASDLRRGMPAVHKRFDALHAANGWNGASEAFGLAGAVLSGDLCLVWTEELFSASGLTPDELGRSRPVFDAMRTELLGGQYLDVISQVLPERDPVAMVDRALRVIRFKSAKYSVEHPLLIGASAAGADDKLLAVYSEFGLALGEAFQLRDDVLGVFGDPATTGKPAGDDLREGKRTVLVGRTLQHCTPAQAQTVHQLLGDPALDEAGVATLRQIIVDSGAVVEIERMIASASARAESALAGADLADGPARDVLNGLVVAATARTR; translated from the coding sequence ATGACGTCGCTCGCAACCGGCCATCCCCTCCAGGTGGAGGATCTCCGGGAGCGCGTGGACACGGCCCTGCGGGAGTTCCTGACGACCCGCTCGGCCGTGCTCACCGAGGTGGCCCCGGAGTGCCAGCAGATCGTCGACACGATCTCGACCATGACCAGCGCCGGCAAGCGGCTGCGCCCGGCCTTCCTCTACTGGGGCTGGCGCGGCGCGGGCGGCGAGAACACCGATTCCGTGGTGCGGGCCGCCGCCGCCCTGGAACTGTTCCAGGCCGCCGCGCTGATCCACGACGACCTGATCGACGCCTCCGACCTGCGCCGTGGGATGCCCGCCGTGCACAAGCGCTTCGATGCCCTGCACGCGGCGAACGGCTGGAACGGCGCCTCCGAGGCGTTCGGTCTGGCGGGGGCCGTGCTGTCCGGCGACCTGTGCCTGGTCTGGACCGAGGAGCTGTTCTCGGCCAGCGGCCTGACCCCGGACGAACTGGGCCGCTCCCGGCCGGTGTTCGACGCGATGCGCACCGAATTGCTGGGCGGCCAGTACCTCGACGTGATCAGCCAGGTGCTGCCCGAGCGGGACCCGGTGGCGATGGTCGACCGGGCGCTGCGGGTGATCCGGTTCAAGAGCGCGAAGTACTCGGTCGAGCACCCGCTGCTGATCGGCGCGAGCGCGGCCGGTGCGGACGACAAGCTCCTGGCCGTCTACTCCGAGTTCGGCCTCGCGCTGGGTGAGGCGTTCCAGCTGCGGGACGACGTGCTGGGCGTCTTCGGCGACCCGGCCACCACCGGCAAACCGGCCGGTGACGACCTGCGTGAGGGCAAGCGCACCGTGCTGGTCGGGCGCACCCTCCAGCACTGCACCCCGGCGCAGGCACAGACCGTGCACCAGCTGCTCGGCGACCCGGCGCTGGACGAGGCCGGCGTGGCCACGCTGCGCCAGATCATCGTCGACAGCGGCGCGGTCGTCGAGATCGAGCGGATGATCGCCTCCGCCTCGGCCCGGGCCGAATCCGCTCTCGCCGGAGCCGATCTCGCCGACGGACCGGCCCGCGACGTACTCAACGGCCTGGTCGTGGCCGCGACCGCCCGGACCCGGTGA
- the metF gene encoding methylenetetrahydrofolate reductase [NAD(P)H] — MAPERPALHDRLSDLIAAKRPSISFEFFPPKTDEAEATLWQSIRRLEPLNPTFVSVTYGAGGSSRDRTTRVTQRIAQDTTLTPMAHLTCVGASLSDLRGVIADYAAAGVRNVLVVRGDPAGGPRAEWVQHPGGPRYAVELVSLVRELGNFSVGVAAFPDVHPASSDLDADARVLAMKAEAGAQFAITQMFFRPEAYFELVDRAAALGCTIPIIPGVMPVTNVKQVERIAELTGVSLPPGVVDRLHAVAGEPAAVRQVGVGIATELSRALLDGGAPGLHFITMNRSTATLEVAEALGLTTARV, encoded by the coding sequence ATGGCTCCGGAGCGACCCGCCCTGCACGACCGGCTGAGCGACCTGATCGCGGCGAAGCGACCCTCGATCTCGTTCGAGTTCTTCCCGCCGAAGACCGACGAGGCGGAGGCGACGCTCTGGCAGTCGATCCGGCGGCTGGAGCCTCTGAACCCGACGTTCGTGTCGGTCACCTACGGGGCCGGTGGATCGAGCCGGGACCGCACCACCCGGGTCACGCAGCGCATCGCGCAAGACACCACGCTGACCCCGATGGCCCACCTGACCTGTGTCGGCGCCAGCCTGAGTGACCTGCGGGGCGTGATCGCCGACTACGCCGCCGCCGGCGTGCGCAACGTGCTCGTGGTGCGGGGCGACCCGGCCGGTGGCCCGCGCGCCGAGTGGGTGCAGCACCCGGGCGGTCCGCGGTACGCGGTCGAACTCGTCTCGCTGGTGCGTGAACTGGGCAATTTCAGTGTCGGCGTGGCCGCCTTCCCCGATGTGCACCCGGCCAGCAGCGACCTGGACGCGGACGCCCGGGTGCTGGCGATGAAGGCCGAGGCAGGGGCCCAGTTCGCGATCACCCAGATGTTCTTCCGGCCGGAGGCCTACTTCGAGCTGGTCGACCGGGCGGCCGCGCTGGGGTGCACCATCCCGATCATTCCCGGCGTCATGCCGGTGACGAACGTGAAGCAGGTCGAGCGGATCGCCGAGCTCACCGGTGTCTCGCTGCCGCCCGGGGTGGTCGACCGGTTGCACGCGGTGGCCGGGGAGCCGGCGGCGGTGCGGCAGGTGGGGGTCGGGATCGCCACCGAGCTGTCCCGGGCGCTGCTCGACGGCGGGGCGCCGGGCCTGCACTTCATCACGATGAACCGCTCGACGGCCACGCTCGAGGTGGCCGAGGCCCTGGGGCTCACCACCGCGCGCGTCTAG
- a CDS encoding LysM peptidoglycan-binding domain-containing protein encodes MTDPFLGTSPGPLGPAGPAPFPLGNPLVDDERPRPPHAPAAPRHRAQRPGPGVQLLLRRTRLTTLVGLPSPTAPPAPAPAPLFLLGRPGTTPDSIPHLPALPPAPPTAALRTAAPRVLLAALVAADPDENSLARRRAAATGLHPVDAGDAPALAYRVKPGDDLEAVARLAGCSGRAVLAANGMRPGAALKAGQLVRLPALALHPRPRRRTAGPPPPDTAAERTPAHEPGPTREPGSGREPGSGREPDTTREQAARRRRTRRGEVLPAGDLPHRSYPAAVTRAAAANRRALERADVPDRATVRGLVRATAVHFGLDPALALAVASMESGFDHRLVSPANAIGVMQVLPSAGAWAGELLGRPLDLLDTKDNITAGVVLLLALGHHADEQTALAGYYQGLASVRRHGTFPDTRRYVATVRTLKLRFR; translated from the coding sequence ATGACCGACCCGTTCCTCGGCACCTCGCCGGGTCCCCTCGGTCCTGCCGGTCCCGCGCCGTTCCCGCTCGGCAACCCCTTGGTGGACGACGAAAGACCCCGCCCACCGCACGCTCCCGCCGCACCCCGGCACCGCGCCCAGCGCCCCGGCCCGGGTGTTCAGCTGCTGCTGCGCCGCACCCGCCTGACCACGCTGGTCGGCCTGCCGTCACCCACGGCGCCGCCGGCCCCCGCGCCGGCCCCCCTGTTCCTGCTCGGCCGGCCGGGCACGACACCGGACTCGATCCCGCACCTGCCGGCGCTGCCGCCGGCCCCGCCCACGGCCGCGCTGCGCACCGCGGCTCCCCGGGTGCTGCTGGCCGCCCTGGTCGCGGCCGACCCGGACGAGAACAGCCTGGCCCGGCGCCGGGCCGCGGCCACCGGCCTGCACCCGGTCGACGCCGGCGACGCTCCGGCCCTGGCCTACCGGGTCAAGCCCGGCGACGACCTGGAGGCTGTGGCCCGGCTGGCCGGCTGCTCCGGGCGCGCCGTGCTGGCCGCGAACGGGATGCGCCCCGGAGCCGCGCTGAAGGCCGGGCAGCTGGTCCGGCTGCCGGCCCTCGCCCTGCACCCCCGGCCCCGAAGACGGACCGCCGGACCACCGCCCCCCGACACCGCCGCCGAGCGGACCCCAGCCCACGAGCCGGGCCCCACCCGTGAGCCGGGTTCCGGGCGGGAACCGGGTTCCGGGCGGGAGCCGGACACCACCCGCGAGCAGGCCGCGCGCCGGCGGCGCACCCGCCGCGGCGAGGTGCTGCCCGCCGGCGATCTCCCGCACCGCTCCTACCCGGCCGCCGTCACCCGGGCCGCCGCGGCCAACCGCCGGGCGCTGGAACGGGCCGACGTGCCGGACCGGGCCACCGTGCGCGGCCTGGTCCGGGCCACCGCGGTGCACTTCGGCCTGGACCCGGCCCTCGCCCTGGCCGTGGCCTCGATGGAGTCCGGCTTCGACCACCGCCTGGTGTCGCCGGCCAACGCGATCGGGGTCATGCAGGTGCTGCCGTCGGCCGGGGCCTGGGCCGGTGAGCTGCTCGGACGGCCGCTCGACCTGCTCGACACGAAAGACAACATCACCGCCGGGGTGGTGCTGCTGCTGGCTCTCGGGCACCACGCCGACGAGCAGACCGCGCTGGCCGGCTACTACCAGGGCCTGGCCTCGGTGCGGCGTCACGGCACTTTTCCGGACACCCGGCGTTATGTCGCGACCGTCCGTACTCTGAAATTGCGTTTTCGCTGA
- a CDS encoding CDP-alcohol phosphatidyltransferase family protein, translated as MESHLGDWSALHGGAAPTGIVGIWLRFVHLLAGPLVALRVSPNLITVAGLAVGVLALVPAGGGGRWPVPAAALIGLSALLDGLDGAVAVRASRVTRAGARLDQVCDRTTEVCFAACLWLAGGAWPWCLAGAGLGLAHELTRSWARRRGMASIGVVTVSERPTRVLVAAMFLLAAGIYPDSAWATGGAVVMTLAGAVGLGQLLVTVRRALGNERGPEG; from the coding sequence GTGGAGAGTCACCTCGGCGACTGGTCGGCCCTGCACGGCGGTGCGGCGCCGACCGGGATCGTCGGGATCTGGCTGCGTTTCGTGCATCTGCTGGCCGGGCCGCTGGTGGCGCTGCGGGTCTCGCCGAACCTGATCACCGTGGCCGGGCTGGCGGTGGGGGTGCTGGCCCTGGTGCCGGCCGGCGGCGGTGGCCGGTGGCCGGTGCCGGCGGCGGCGCTGATCGGGTTGTCCGCCCTGCTCGACGGTCTGGACGGGGCCGTGGCCGTGCGGGCCTCCCGGGTGACGCGCGCCGGTGCCCGCCTGGACCAGGTCTGCGACCGGACCACGGAGGTCTGCTTCGCTGCGTGCCTCTGGCTGGCCGGCGGGGCATGGCCCTGGTGCCTCGCTGGTGCGGGACTGGGGCTGGCCCATGAGCTGACCCGGTCGTGGGCCCGGCGCCGGGGGATGGCCTCGATCGGGGTGGTCACCGTGTCGGAGCGCCCGACCCGGGTGCTGGTGGCCGCGATGTTCCTGCTGGCGGCCGGGATCTATCCGGACTCGGCCTGGGCCACCGGCGGGGCCGTGGTGATGACGCTGGCCGGGGCGGTCGGGCTGGGACAGCTGCTGGTCACGGTGCGGCGGGCGCTGGGCAACGAGCGGGGCCCGGAGGGCTAG
- a CDS encoding Rv2175c family DNA-binding protein — MLSDGPEGERVWLPLPDVAEQLGIDFGKVRRLLQERVLIGMRRGERKIMCVPAELLKDGAPLPDLQGTLVVLADSGFSDEEALRWLFTDDDYPGTPVDALRTGHRKTEVRRRAQALAF, encoded by the coding sequence GTGCTCAGTGACGGCCCCGAGGGCGAGCGGGTCTGGCTGCCGCTGCCCGACGTGGCCGAGCAGCTCGGCATCGACTTCGGCAAGGTCCGCCGCCTGCTCCAGGAGCGGGTGCTCATCGGCATGCGCCGCGGTGAGCGCAAGATCATGTGCGTGCCGGCGGAACTGCTGAAAGACGGCGCTCCGCTGCCCGACCTCCAGGGCACCCTCGTGGTGCTGGCCGACTCCGGCTTCTCCGACGAGGAGGCGCTGCGGTGGCTGTTCACCGACGACGACTACCCGGGCACCCCGGTCGACGCCCTGCGCACCGGCCACCGCAAGACCGAGGTGCGGCGCCGGGCGCAGGCTCTGGCGTTCTGA
- a CDS encoding phytoene/squalene synthase family protein has protein sequence MSRVSDQALDAARIGDLKLRAAYETCRRLNAEHGKTYYLASMLLPPEKRPYVWALYGFARSADEFVDSLVAPDPAALETWGNEFLQALSGGPVPDDPAAVAMLHTMRRWQIPRVHIEAFLESMAMDGTITGYQTYADLEQYMFGSAAVIGLQMLPILEPQHPEAAARARALGEAFQMSNFIRDVGEDLQRGRVYLPQEDLDSFGVTREALGGGVVTPMVRELLKFEIERTRRLYAFAEPGIAMLHPTSQDCMRTAYTLYSEILDAVEKIDYQVLTKRASVSLPRRLAVALPAARRARQARRTHRGAVAADDSEKAPAGNAPS, from the coding sequence ATGTCGCGGGTGAGCGACCAGGCCCTGGATGCGGCCAGGATCGGTGATCTGAAGCTGCGGGCGGCCTACGAGACGTGCCGCCGCCTCAACGCGGAGCACGGCAAGACCTACTACCTGGCGTCGATGCTGCTGCCGCCGGAGAAGCGTCCGTACGTGTGGGCGCTGTACGGGTTCGCCCGCTCCGCCGACGAGTTCGTCGACTCGCTGGTGGCACCCGACCCGGCGGCACTGGAGACCTGGGGCAACGAGTTCCTCCAGGCGCTGTCCGGCGGGCCGGTGCCCGACGACCCGGCCGCTGTGGCCATGCTGCACACGATGCGGCGCTGGCAGATCCCTCGCGTGCACATCGAGGCGTTCCTCGAGTCGATGGCGATGGACGGCACGATCACCGGCTACCAGACCTACGCAGACCTGGAGCAGTACATGTTCGGGTCGGCGGCGGTGATCGGCCTTCAGATGCTGCCGATCCTCGAGCCGCAGCACCCGGAGGCGGCGGCCCGGGCCCGGGCGCTGGGCGAGGCCTTCCAGATGTCGAACTTCATCCGGGACGTGGGCGAGGACCTGCAACGGGGTCGCGTGTACCTGCCGCAGGAAGACCTGGACAGCTTCGGCGTGACCCGCGAGGCGCTGGGCGGCGGCGTGGTCACCCCGATGGTGCGGGAGCTGCTGAAGTTCGAGATCGAGCGCACCCGGCGGCTGTACGCGTTCGCCGAGCCGGGCATCGCGATGCTGCACCCGACCTCGCAGGACTGCATGCGCACCGCGTACACGCTGTACTCGGAGATCCTGGACGCGGTCGAGAAGATCGACTACCAGGTGCTCACCAAGCGCGCCTCGGTGTCGCTGCCGCGCCGGCTGGCGGTGGCGCTGCCGGCGGCCCGCCGGGCCCGTCAGGCCCGGCGGACGCACCGGGGTGCGGTGGCCGCCGACGACTCGGAGAAGGCGCCGGCCGGGAACGCGCCCTCCTAG